Proteins encoded in a region of the Triticum dicoccoides isolate Atlit2015 ecotype Zavitan chromosome 3A, WEW_v2.0, whole genome shotgun sequence genome:
- the LOC119266947 gene encoding uncharacterized protein LOC119266947 produces the protein MEDVAGMIFSGPEFKKMDENMRMLTVDVFKAIPRPTVSTAAPLASAAAAAAARDGVDRISRLPVGILRNIVSRLPAKDAARTTALAKRWRRVWHSVPLVLVDAHLLSDRSVVGRGRGSTQFREMGLDSWYAGLFRILDAMGTLADNVSHVLAAHPGPFAFVYLAGNNMLYHPDKLELWLKLLAAKGVKELVFVNLASKFDDQLPIPAELFNCTALTKLYIGTWCFPDTSTSHLPPTAAFPYLRELGLCNLLIKDEDLAFLLDRCPVLEKLMIARARWPVCLRIHSRSLRSVQVCMAIVPEINVLRATRLERLFLWEAWGWGDRDLTNMSSKVKIGHAPKLRFLGFLVPGMHQLEIGNTAIMANTKASPNTTVPSVQMLGVQVKLGTHFEARMLPSFLRCFPNIETLYVQSENDDFKFWGPKTGGTSKAINLKFWKDAGPIECIQRHIKKLVLREFRGRKSELDFLKYIAEHAQVLEEMVIVMTHGHLPSDNLGAKLRIFMASAKWANGCCKMMVFKSPFEQEGTAWCYLRGFDFSIEDPFDVSKCREDKCAAH, from the exons ATGGAGGACGTAGCCGGGATGATTTTCTCTGGCCCCGAGTTCAAGAAGATGGACGAGAACATGCGAATGCTGACGGTGGACGTCTTCAAGGCCATCCCCAGGCCGACCGTCTCCACGGCCGCGCCcctcgccagcgccgccgccgccgccgccgcgcgggaCGGCGTCGACCGCATCAGCCGCCTCCCCGTCGGGATCCTCCGCAACATCGTCTCCCGCCTCCCCGCCAAGGACGCCGCGCGCACCACCGCGCTGGCCAAGCGCTGGCGCCGCGTCTGGCACTCGGTGCCGCTCGTCCTCGTCGACGCGCACCTCCTCTCCGACCGCAGCGTCGTGGGGCGCGGCCGCGGCTCCACCCAGTTCCGCGAGATGGGCCTCGACTCCTGGTACGCCGGCCTGTTTCGCATCCTGGACGCCATGGGCACCCTCGCAGACAACGTGTCCCACGTCCTCGCCGCGCACCCGGGCCCCTTCGCCTTCGTCTACCTCGCCGGCAACAACATGTTGTATCACCCGGACAAGTTGGAGCTCTGGCTCAAACTCCTCGCCGCCAAGGGCGTCAAAGAACTCGTCTTTGTGAACCTCGCATCCAAGTTCGACGACCAGCTGCCCATACCCGCCGAGCTCTTCAACTGCACCGCCCTCACCAAGCTCTACATCGGCACCTGGTGCTTCCCGGACACAAGCACATCCCACCTCCCGCCTACTGCTGCGTTCCCCTACCTCCGGGAGCTTGGCCTCTGCAACCTCCTCATCAAGGACGAGGACCTCGCCTTCCTGCTGGACAGATGCCCCGTCCTGGAGAAGCTCATGATCGCCAGAGCCCGGTGGCCAGTGTGCCTCCGCATCCACAGCCGCAGTCTACGAAGCGTTCAGGTGTGCATGGCTATCGTGCCAGAAATCAATGTGCTGCGCGCTACACGCCTGGAGAGGCTCTTTCTGTGGGAAGCTTGGGGTTGGGGCGACCGTGATCTCACCAACATGTCCTCCAAAGTCAAGATCGGCCATGCACCCAAGCTGCGCTTCCTGGGATTCTTGGTGCCTGGAATGCACCAACTTGAGATTGGCAACACAGCCATCATG GCTAACACCAAGGCAAGTCCAAACACCACTGTCCCAAGCGTTCAGATGCTGGGAGTTCAAGTGAAACTTGGAACCCACTTTGAAGCCAGGATGCTGCCTAGTTTCCTCAGATGCTTTCCTAACATCGAGACGCTCTATGTCCAG TCCGAGAATGATGACTTCAAGTTCTGGGGACCTAAAACTGGTGGCACAAGCAAAGCCATCAACCTCAAGTTCTGGAAGGATGCTGGTCCTATTGAATGCATCCAGAGGCACATCAAGAAGTTGGTTCTCCGTGAGTTCCGGGGGAGGAAAAGCGAGCTTGACTTCCTCAAGTACATTGCCGAGCATGCGCAAGTTCTGGAGGAGATGGTGATTGTGATGACCCATGGGCATTTGCCGTCAGATAATTTGGGTGCCAAGCTGAGGATCTTCATGGCTTCTGCAAAATGGGCTAATGGATGCTGCAAGATGATGGTCTTCAAGAGTCCATTTGAGCAAGAAGGTACAGCGTGGTGCTACCTAAGAGGATTTGATTTTTCTATTGAGGATCCTTTCGATGTCTCAAAATGCCGCGAAGACAAATGTGCTGCCCATTAG